A portion of the Punica granatum isolate Tunisia-2019 chromosome 7, ASM765513v2, whole genome shotgun sequence genome contains these proteins:
- the LOC116213700 gene encoding proton pump-interactor 1-like produces the protein MGVEVVGFENAPSPIEADNSKSVSHEKESGTAGEHIKFGSHENGSIKADVNKVSDANFPKDAVDEWPEHKVHYFYFVRCRPLDDPNIKAKMDHADKDIVRWTQARFQTINKLKDKRSERGEIISQLKPLDAENKQFNIMVDGKRKEMEPLQQALGKLRTANTAGRGSGLCSSEEELNEVIQSLNYRISHESISLAEEKQILRDIKQLEGTRDKVIANAAMRTKLQDSLGQKEVIQDQVKLMGVDLDGVRKDQQAIKARIKNLRDELVRVDEDIKSLQEELSEVTEKKDRAYKNMQELRKLRDEGNTLFFENRTLLNKVRDLAAKKDVQALQELSLLEVDKFISSWSSSKSLRNDYEKRLLQSLDGRQMSKDGRSRNPNEKPLVAVENPAPPQTEAVAKFNPKKTKEEPKAAPQKEAAPTQKPRKEAVEKATEPEFASEDVGSVAKENTGSKKLVKEPEVESQVDAEKLKEMKREEQIVKAKQAMERKKKLAEKNAAKAAIKAEKEAQKKLKEREKKLKKKAATSAPATNSEEQADEATEQEEDPTPEAPALEKEKEKFQREKIVVRHRGRPRGSESIPKIIPKRKKSTNYWVWAAPAAVALVLLLIALGYQYFA, from the exons TCTGTGTCTCATGAGAAGGAAAGTGGGACAGCTGGTGAGCACATAAAATTTGGGTCACACGAGAATGGTTCAATTAAGGCAGACGTCAATAAGGTCTCTGATGCCAATTTCCCAAAGGATGCTGTCGACGAGTGGCCTGAGCACAAGGTCCATTATTTCTACTTTGTCAGGTGCAGGCCCCTCGATGATCCCAATATTAAAGCTAAAATGGATCATGCCGATAAGGATATCGTGCGCTGGACCCAAGCCCGGTTCCAGACGATCAATAAACTTAAGGATAAGAGG TCGGAGCGAGGGGAGATTATCTCTCAGTTGAAGCCTTTGGATGCAGAGAACAAGCAATTCAATATAATGGTAGATGGGAAGAGGAAGGAAATGGAACCTTTGCAGCAGGCTTTGGGGAAGCTTCGGACTGCTAACACTGCTGGTCGTGGAAGTGGGTTGTGCTCATCAGAGGAAGAGCTTAATGAAGTT ATCCAGAGCTTGAACTACCGAATTTCGCATGAGAGCATATCATTGGCAGAGGAGAAACAAATTCTTCGGGACATCAAGCAGCTCGAAGGGACGAGGGACAAGGTTATTGCAAATGCTGCTATGAGAACGAAGCTACAGGATTCTCTTGGTCAAAAAGAAGTCATACAAGATCAGGTTAAG CTCATGGGAGTTGACTTGGATGGAGTAAGGAAGGATCAGCAGGCAATTAAGGCGAGGATTAAGAACCTCAGAGACGAGTTGGTTAGAGTAGATGAGGATATTAAGTCCTTGCAGGAAGAGCTTTCAGAAGTGACGGAGAAGAAGGACAGAGCTTACAAAAATATGCAGGAACTTAGGAAGCTGCGCGACGAAGGG AATACCCTCTTCTTTGAGAACCGCACACTCCTGAACAAAGTGAGAGATCTTGCAGCAAAAAAGGATGTTCAAGCCCTTCAGGAACTTTCACTCCTCGAG GTGGATAAATTCATCTCCTCATGGAGCAGTAGCAAGAGTTTGAGGAATGATTATGAGAAGAGATTGTTGCAATCTCTCGATGGCCGTCAGATGAGTAAGGACGGACGGAGTCGGAACCCTAATGAGAAGCCATTGGTAGCAGTAGAGAACCCCGCTCCTCCTCAGACAGAAGCAGTGGCAAAATTCAACCCGAAAAAGACGAAGGAGGAGCCCAAGGCCGCTCCGCAGAAGGAAGCTGCCCCAACCCAGAAGCCTCGGAAGGAGGCTGTAGAGAAGGCAACTGAACCAGAATTTGCTTCTGAGGATGTTGGCTCGGTGGCCAAGGAGAATACTGGCTCGAAAAAATTGGTCAAGGAGCCCGAAGTGGAGAGCCAGGTAGATGCCGAGAAGTTGAAGGAGATGAAGAGAGAGGAGCAGATTGTGAAAGCGAAGCAGGCCAtggagagaaagaagaagttGGCAGAGAAGAATGCAGCCAAAGCAGCCATAAAAGCTGAGAAGGAAGCTCAGAAGAAGCTCAAG GAGCGTGAAAAGAAACTGAAGAAGAAAGCAGCCACATCGGCTCCTGCTACCAACTCGGAGGAGCAAGCTGACGAGGCAACTGAGCAGGAGGAAGACCCTACTCCTGAGGCTCCTGCActggagaaggagaaggagaagttTCAAAGGGAGAAAATCGTTGTCAGGCACCGAGGCAGACCGAGAGGTTCAGAGTCGATCCCAAAGATAATCCCAAAGAGGAAGAAGTCCACAAACTACTGGGTCTGGGCTGCCCCTGCTGCAGTGGCCTTAGTGCTACTGCTGATAGCCCTTGGCTACCAGTACTTTGCTTGA
- the LOC116213701 gene encoding uncharacterized protein LOC116213701: MAAACCSAPWILRRAARALALSHHNRHHTHIRTSHVESLNHRSHFNNFRLSPLASPVRQSASQICQLAQAAKGSVDDLLKGVVDKNITGEVKHILEMANRASMWKIVLHTDFLTPPVLKESMLLLEKFADVKAIAQGGYPQAERCRISIGHVETLTSEPDAVAALSITGSFSFGSYSHGDFLGAILGTGITREKLGDIILQGARGAQVLIVPELVDYVMSTLDRIGSIRVSCTKIPLDALEYEPPRTQSFKSVEASVRVDALASAGFKISRTKLSALISSGDVRVNWATVTKSGYTLKSGDVVSVSGKGRLKIGEINATRKGKFAVELIRYL, from the exons ATGGCAGCCGCATGCTGCTCTGCGCCATGGATTCTCAGAAGAGCTGCCCGagctctcgctctctctcatCACAACCGCCATCATACTCATATTCGGACTTCGCACGTAGAAAGTCTCAACCATCGCTCGCACTTCAACAATTTCCGCCTGTCACCTCTCGCTTCTCCTGTTCGACAATCAG CTTCCCAGATATGTCAGCTGGCACAAGCTGCAAAAGGAAGCGTGGATGATCTACTCAAAGGAGTGGTGGATAAAAATATCACTGGTGAAGTGAAGCATATCCTTGAAATG GCTAATCGGGCGTCAATGTGGAAAATAGTGTTGCATACTGATTTTCTAACCCCACCAGTGTTGAAAGAGTCTATGCTTCTGCTGGAGAAGTTTGCTGATGTCAAGGCAATTGCTCAAGGAGGTTACCCACAG GCCGAACGCTGTAGGATTTCTATTGGACATGTTGAAACTTTGACAAGTGAACCTGATGCAGTTGCAGCATTGAG TATCACAGGTAGCTTTTCCTTCGGATCTTATTCTCATGGAGACTTCCTTGGCGCAATTCTTGGTACAGGGATTACTCGGGAAAAGCTTGGAGATATTATCTTGCAG GGTGCAAGGGGTGCTCAAGTCCTTATTGTTCCTGAGCTTGTGGATTACGTAATGTCTACATTGGACAGG ATTGGAAGTATTCGAGTCTCCTGTACAAAGATACCATTGGATGCCCTTGAATATGAACCACCAAG GACCCAATCATTCAAATCTGTGGAAGCATCCGTAAGGGTCGATGCTCTCGCAAGTGCTGGATTTAAGATCTCTCGAACAAAACTATCCGCCCTTATCAG TAGTGGAGATGTACGCGTTAATTGGGCCACTGTAACAAAAAGTGGGTATACGCTGAAGAGTGGTGATGTTGTCTCTGTCAGTGGAAAAGGCAGGCTAAAG ATCGGAGAAATAAACGCGACGAGGAAGGGCAAGTTTGCGGTTGAGCTTATTAGATATCTTTGA
- the LOC116215092 gene encoding protein GRIM REAPER yields MSSTTSTILFTLTILLSLILPFLVVAQSPFASWMTEPDEEDQFYVLDNPSLQPANLRSRSRFLLSVIKKGTSCNAVTKNICNGVQANNGTSLLYCCKKHCRNILGDRNNCGRCGQKCSFGELCCNGVCTSVAYNPYNCGKCNKKCAAGVSCNYGVCGYA; encoded by the coding sequence ATGTCTTCAACTACTTCCACAATACTCTTCACACTCACAATCCTCCTCTCCCTCATTCTTCCTTTTCTCGTGGTCGCTCAGTCTCCTTTTGCATCCTGGATGACCGAGCCCGATGAAGAGGACCAGTTCTACGTCCTCGATAACCCATCCCTGCAGCCAGCCAACCTCCGGTCTAGGAGCCGGTTCCTTCTGAGCGTCATAAAGAAAGGGACGAGCTGCAATGCCGTGACTAAAAATATCTGCAACGGGGTTCAGGCGAACAACGGGACAAGCCTCCTTTACTGCTGCAAGAAACACTGCCGTAACATTCTCGGCGACAGGAACAACTGCGGGAGGTGCGGCCAGAAATGTAGCTTTGGGGAGCTCTGCTGCAATGGAGTCTGTACTAGTGTTGCATATAACCCGTACAACTGCGGGAAATGCAATAAGAAGTGCGCTGCAGGGGTAAGCTGCAACTACGGGGTATGCGGGTACGCTTGA
- the LOC116213271 gene encoding VQ motif-containing protein 4-like: protein MSMEISPTRAQDMRDTTHHHHHHHHLHPNSPLNSPKGNNINGEAGGGGGVIHNSAANTGGGIVMDIPAGTPLTPKSISRSEPNPYPTTFVQADTSNFKQVVQMLTGSSETVTKKQQQQSKQPSHHQSDSSSQLPSSKSVIPPIRAPPKRSQQQQGFKLYERRNHSHLKNSLIINTLVPGLGGVPPGGGFSPRNNKPAEILSPSMLDFPKLALSPVTPLVDPFNNNSSGSGSSPSLCSSSSSSSEEERAIAEKGFYLHPSPMNTPRGAEPQLLPLFPVTSPRVSGASS from the coding sequence ATGTCAATGGAGATCAGTCCCACAAGAGCACAAGACATGAGAGACACCacccaccaccaccatcaccaccaccaccttcACCCCAATTCTCCCTTGAACTCCCCTAAAGGCAACAACATTAATGGAGAagctggaggaggaggaggagtaaTACATAACTCCGCCGCCAACACCGGCGGCGGAATTGTTATGGACATCCCGGCGGGGACTCCCCTCACCCCGAAATCGATCTCTAGATCTGAGCCGAACCCTTACCCGACCACCTTCGTCCAGGCCGACACCTCCAACTTCAAGCAAGTCGTCCAAATGCTCACCGGCTCCTCCGAGACCGTCACcaagaagcagcagcagcagtcgAAGCAGCCTTCCCACCACCAATCGGACTCGTCGTCCCAATTACCGTCATCAAAGAGCGTGATCCCGCCGATACGGGCCCCGCCCAAGAGGAGCCAGCAGCAGCAGGGTTTCAAGCTCTACGAGAGGAGGAACCACAGCCACCTCAAGAACAGCCTCATCATCAACACCCTAGTCCCCGGCCTCGGCGGCGTCCCCCCCGGCGGCGGGTTCTCCCCGAGGAACAACAAGCCGGCCGAGATCCTGTCCCCGAGCATGCTCGACTTCCCCAAGCTCGCCCTCAGCCCCGTCACCCCGCTAGTCGACCCGTTCAACAACAATTCCTCAGGCTCCGGCTCCTCGCCTTCCCTCTgcagctcctcctcctcatcctccgAGGAGGAACGGGCCATCGCCGAGAAAGGGTTCTACTTGCACCCGTCCCCGATGAACACTCCCAGGGGGGCCGAGCCTCAGCTGTTACCGCTATTCCCGGTCACTTCTCCCCGTGTCTCCGGCGCCTCttcatga
- the LOC116213269 gene encoding probable bifunctional methylthioribulose-1-phosphate dehydratase/enolase-phosphatase E1: protein MAAAAPAAAAFNGLKAAAAGTASHAYLESKPVMDTRILISDLCRQFYTLGWVSGTGGSITIKVHDDSVPKPDQLIVMSPSGVQKERMLPEDMYVLSANGSILSSPSPKPYPNKPPKCTDCAPLFMKAYTMHNAGAVIHSHGIESCLVTMMNPSSTEFRITHMEMIKGIKGHGYYDELVVPIIENTAYEYELTESLTKAIEAYPKATAVLVRNHGIYIWGDTWISAKTQAECYHYLFDAALKLRQLGIDWTTPKHGLIQSGKGVAVNSTSTPSTGTMNSDNRNEQLPRCIVLDIEGTTTPISFVTEVLFPYARDNVGRHLALTYGTPETADDIKLLRSQVEDDLKNGVAGALPIPPDEAGKEEVIAALVANVDAMIKADRKITALKQLQGHIWRTGFESNELEGVIFEDVPDALEKWHSLGIKVYIYSSGSRLAQRLIFGNTNYGDLRKYLCGYFDTAVGNKRETRSYVEIFESLGVDKPSDVLFVTDVYQEAVAAKGAGLEVVVSVRPGNGPLPENHGFKTVTSFSEI, encoded by the exons ATGGCGGCAGCAGCACCGGCGGCGGCGGCTTTCAATGGTCTGAAGGCAGCTGCGGCGGGTACGGCGTCCCATGCCTACCTGGAGAGCAAGCCAGTGATGGACACCCGGATTCTGATATCGGATCTCTGCCGCCAGTTCTACACCCTCGGGTGGGTGTCGGGGACCGGTGGCAGCATCACCATCAAGGTCCATGATGACTCCGTTCCCAAGCCCGACCAGCTCATCGTCatgtccccttcgg GAGTCCAGAAGGAGAGAATGTTACCAGAGGACATGTACGTTTTGTCAGCTAACGGGTCTATCCTGTCTTCTCCATCTCCCAAGCCTTACCCGAATAAACCCCCCAAGTGTACAGACTGTGCTCCTCTGTTCATGAAG GCATATACTATGCACAATGCTGGAGCTGTTATCCATAGTCATGGGATCGAATCGTGTCTTGTGACTATGATGAACCCATCATCAACTGAATTTCGG ATAACTCATATGGAGATGATCAAAGGAATTAAAGGACATGGTTATTACGATGAGCTGGTGGTCCCAATTATAGAGAATACAGCCTATGAATATGAGCTCACTGAGTCCCTCACCAAAGCG ATTGAAGCATACCCAAAAGCCACAGCCGTGCTTGTTCGTAACCATGGTATATACATATGGGGAGACACATGGATCAGTGCTAAAACTCAG GCAGAGTGTTACCACTACCTCTTTGATGCTGCTCTCAAGCTTCGTCAACTGGGTATCGATTGGACCACACCAAAGCATGGTCTAATTCAGAGTGGCAAAGGAGTTGCAGTTAACAGCACGAGCACCCCTTCGACTGGAACTATGAATTCAGACAATCGTAATGAGCAACTGCCT AGATGCATTGTTCTTGATATTGAAGGAACGACGACTCCCATATCATTTGTTACTGAGGTCCTCTTTCCTTATGCCCGGGATAATGTAGGGAGGCATCTGGCATTAACTTATGGAACTCCAGAAACTGCTGATGATATTAAGTTGTTGCGCTCTCAA GTTGAAGATGACCTGAAAAATGGTGTTGCTGGCGCTCTTCCTATCCCACCCGATGAGGCAGGGAAGGAAGAGGTCATTGCTGCCTTAGTTGCTAATGTGGATGCCATGATCAAAGCTGATCGCAAGATCACTGCCCTGAAACAGTTGCAA GGGCATATATGGCGAACCGGGTTCGAAAGCAATGAACTGGAGGGAGTCATTTTTGAGGACGTGCCAGACGCTCTCGAGAAGTGGCACTCTCTTGGCATCAAA GTGTACATCTATTCCAGTGGAAGCAGGCTGGCCCAGAGGCTTATATTCGGCAATACAAATTATGGAGACTTGAGAAAGTACCTGTGCGGATACTTCGACACTGCTGTGGG aaataaaagagaGACTCGAAGTTATGTTGAGATCTTCGAGTCTTTAGGAGTCGATAAACCATCGGATGTATTATTCGTTACTGATGTCTACCAAGAAGCCGTCGCTGCAAAGGGGGCAG GACTGGAGGTGGTGGTCTCCGTCCGGCCTGGAAATGGCCCTCTTCCCGAGAATCATGGCTTCAAGACAGTGACTTCATTCTCGGAAATCTGA